One Turneriella parva DSM 21527 genomic region harbors:
- a CDS encoding CDGSH iron-sulfur domain-containing protein: MKGKPAGNTFVEVELEPGKNYFWCACGHSKTQPFCDGTHQEVNYSLVDAMTQGKYKPVRVKSEKAEKVKFCLCKQTKTPPYCDDSHENL; the protein is encoded by the coding sequence ATGAAAGGTAAACCCGCAGGCAATACGTTCGTCGAGGTTGAACTCGAACCTGGGAAAAACTATTTCTGGTGCGCCTGCGGCCACTCGAAGACGCAGCCGTTTTGCGACGGCACGCATCAAGAGGTAAACTATTCGTTGGTCGATGCCATGACGCAGGGCAAATACAAACCCGTGAGAGTGAAATCTGAAAAGGCCGAAAAGGTAAAATTTTGCCTCTGCAAGCAGACCAAGACCCCGCCCTATTGCGACGATTCGCACGAGAACCTGTAG